A single genomic interval of Spirosoma linguale DSM 74 harbors:
- a CDS encoding hypothetical protein (KEGG: dol:Dole_2139 hypothetical protein), whose amino-acid sequence MQIQLTGAVRDRATNTYLSTGLTVQAVQQDAPQTVVGSTLTDERGDYQLLLDLPRSVRPVAVTMRVLRAPNARQPLADTTVTVNPAFPTQVADLFVDARQAYTWVRQRHQGRANVDQARLRIRRADGFDIPELADFYPSTQPGEPTLPEQLQFITLPSGSRIIGLTVEPGEPVRLPDRVNPRPVPTVLLDVPDTNPVLRASVLAASRQRATLSTRILRGLPAPTELALIQRTEEVNRTLSVAIRVRPMQYDPRQQQYLLYPNLSYTLEVEQPDIPLPATPVTELRKLNFPLGYQSVLTQFNHGITNVNLGDFRIPPGGIPFVVTTAPYLIITDDRRWTFQNGKPVAGNALPLDSAGKTATSHFLRLAEWKAKRGIDAKVVTVSEIVQGGSSTGLKWGDFTDCGNGLKARDLAELIRNFVKYAYKSWKTRYLLIGGDTDIVPMRNMVSYVSDKGNYGWDFVYVSDPVPPIRKCFKIPGQSIAKLRHDSSTGAFALRTVPDPQNPGKTKQVFDDTQPFRTLCNATSGKIISFNLNASAQQPGWYFTKESEFMDAKKTTGFTRLAKPETDDLGKIYMILEGPDASVSSTYGFYWLGNDRNIPTDFYYASVDGSCYSVLGRYDFDPLASGRYGMFALNPVNKEEEPLLNSYKTTQDIWVGRAPVTSGAEAAAFVDKVIAYEGLTINSPVADQSLRTMVFAADYFGGVVGYWPDSSGKENPEKEGLFSVTKKTSPAANSIRMRLRLLPATSATLDSSFSPNFNLKAVYDDKDLLIPYNPISQIESPRFYFMDETFSQKVVDKATNFIEITGFTTTTQPPQIQTDAKGLELAAFEAETKRKLMQELFPDFSTIRRFYADYTETLAEPQPALPLRTQSLLKGISQGTHFLSLTGHGAPWGTCWIDTNSIDALTNTSGYFIAYGDACHTSAPEEGTKTFGEKMVTMASKGAVAYVGHTNMGYTGVTYLYEQFFWVMAAFGAPLGQAAGLRQSIDGSKGMWCLFTQALYGDPAMVLWQTVPQKLIVTHPATATKGTTLIVTVTNDKQTPMANQTVTLIGGWNNDRAVLSKLKKTDKQGQASFTIPAGLALKDVAITVTGTANKPYQATVPVS is encoded by the coding sequence ATGCAGATTCAATTAACTGGTGCTGTGCGCGACCGCGCTACCAACACCTATTTATCGACAGGACTGACCGTTCAGGCCGTTCAACAGGACGCTCCCCAGACCGTAGTAGGCTCAACGCTGACGGATGAGCGGGGAGATTATCAGTTGCTGCTCGACCTGCCCCGATCCGTCCGGCCGGTTGCAGTAACCATGCGGGTGTTGCGTGCGCCGAATGCCCGCCAACCCCTCGCCGATACGACCGTTACCGTCAATCCCGCCTTTCCAACTCAGGTCGCCGATTTGTTCGTCGATGCCCGGCAGGCGTATACCTGGGTACGTCAACGGCATCAGGGCCGGGCCAATGTTGATCAGGCGCGTTTGCGGATTCGTCGTGCCGATGGGTTCGACATTCCCGAGCTGGCCGACTTCTACCCGAGCACACAGCCCGGCGAGCCGACATTACCGGAACAGCTACAGTTCATTACGTTACCCAGTGGCAGCCGGATTATCGGGCTGACGGTGGAGCCGGGTGAGCCAGTGCGGTTGCCCGACCGGGTAAACCCCAGGCCAGTGCCGACGGTTCTGCTGGACGTTCCCGATACCAACCCGGTGCTTCGGGCCAGCGTCCTGGCCGCCAGTCGTCAGCGGGCTACGTTGTCGACCCGTATTCTGCGCGGATTACCTGCACCAACGGAACTGGCGCTGATTCAGCGTACCGAAGAGGTGAACCGTACGCTTTCGGTAGCCATCCGGGTCCGGCCCATGCAATACGATCCGCGACAACAGCAATACCTCCTCTACCCCAATCTCAGCTACACCCTGGAGGTAGAACAGCCCGACATACCCCTGCCTGCCACGCCGGTTACCGAACTGCGAAAACTCAATTTCCCCCTGGGATATCAGTCGGTACTGACTCAGTTTAACCACGGAATCACCAATGTCAATCTGGGTGATTTTCGCATCCCTCCGGGAGGAATTCCCTTTGTCGTTACGACCGCGCCTTACCTGATTATTACGGACGACCGGCGGTGGACGTTCCAGAATGGAAAGCCCGTTGCAGGCAATGCGCTTCCGCTGGATTCGGCGGGGAAAACGGCTACCAGTCACTTTCTGCGGCTGGCCGAGTGGAAAGCCAAACGGGGCATCGACGCCAAAGTGGTAACGGTATCCGAAATTGTGCAGGGAGGCAGTTCGACAGGCCTGAAATGGGGCGACTTCACGGACTGCGGTAACGGACTGAAAGCGCGTGATCTGGCCGAACTAATCCGAAACTTCGTAAAGTATGCGTACAAAAGCTGGAAAACCCGGTATCTGCTCATCGGGGGCGATACCGATATAGTCCCCATGCGCAACATGGTTAGCTACGTGAGCGATAAAGGGAATTATGGCTGGGACTTTGTTTATGTGTCAGATCCGGTGCCGCCCATTCGCAAGTGTTTTAAAATTCCCGGCCAGTCGATTGCCAAACTTCGCCACGATTCGAGCACGGGGGCCTTTGCACTCCGAACAGTGCCCGACCCCCAGAACCCGGGCAAAACAAAACAGGTATTCGACGATACGCAACCCTTCCGAACGCTCTGCAACGCCACATCGGGCAAGATCATCTCGTTTAATCTGAATGCCTCAGCCCAGCAGCCCGGCTGGTATTTTACAAAAGAGTCGGAGTTTATGGATGCCAAGAAAACGACGGGCTTTACGCGTTTGGCCAAACCAGAAACGGACGACCTGGGCAAAATTTACATGATCCTGGAAGGGCCCGACGCCAGTGTTTCCAGTACCTACGGCTTTTACTGGCTGGGCAACGACCGGAACATCCCCACCGATTTCTATTACGCCAGCGTGGATGGTTCCTGCTATTCGGTGCTGGGCCGGTATGATTTCGACCCGCTGGCGTCGGGCCGGTATGGTATGTTTGCGCTTAACCCAGTTAATAAAGAAGAAGAACCCCTGCTGAACAGCTACAAGACAACGCAGGATATATGGGTTGGCCGGGCACCCGTTACCAGTGGTGCCGAAGCCGCTGCCTTCGTCGATAAAGTGATAGCCTATGAAGGATTGACCATCAATAGCCCAGTGGCCGATCAGTCCTTGAGAACAATGGTGTTTGCCGCCGATTATTTTGGTGGCGTTGTGGGCTACTGGCCGGACAGCAGCGGGAAGGAAAACCCCGAAAAAGAAGGGCTGTTCAGCGTGACGAAGAAAACGAGTCCAGCCGCCAACAGCATTCGTATGCGCCTGCGCTTGTTACCGGCTACGAGTGCAACGCTGGATAGCTCGTTTTCGCCTAACTTCAACCTGAAAGCCGTTTACGATGACAAAGACCTGCTGATTCCGTACAACCCGATCAGCCAGATCGAATCGCCCCGGTTTTATTTCATGGACGAGACGTTCAGCCAGAAGGTGGTTGACAAAGCGACCAACTTCATTGAAATCACCGGCTTTACCACGACGACTCAGCCACCACAGATTCAGACGGATGCCAAAGGGCTCGAATTAGCGGCCTTCGAAGCGGAAACAAAGCGCAAACTGATGCAGGAATTATTTCCTGATTTTTCTACGATCCGCCGGTTCTACGCCGATTATACCGAGACATTAGCAGAGCCGCAGCCCGCCCTGCCCCTGCGCACCCAGAGTTTGCTGAAGGGCATCAGCCAGGGAACCCACTTTTTGAGTTTAACGGGACATGGCGCTCCCTGGGGAACCTGCTGGATTGACACCAACTCCATCGACGCCCTGACCAATACCTCGGGCTATTTTATCGCCTATGGCGATGCCTGCCATACCAGCGCACCCGAAGAAGGGACCAAAACCTTCGGGGAGAAGATGGTCACGATGGCCAGCAAAGGCGCGGTTGCCTACGTGGGTCACACCAACATGGGCTACACGGGCGTTACGTATTTGTACGAACAGTTTTTCTGGGTAATGGCCGCTTTTGGTGCTCCTTTAGGGCAGGCAGCCGGGCTCCGGCAGTCGATAGATGGTTCTAAAGGGATGTGGTGCCTGTTTACCCAGGCCCTGTATGGCGACCCGGCAATGGTCCTCTGGCAGACTGTTCCCCAAAAGCTCATCGTCACGCATCCGGCTACGGCAACGAAAGGCACGACCCTTATCGTAACCGTGACGAATGACAAACAAACGCCAATGGCCAATCAGACCGTCACGCTGATTGGTGGCTGGAATAACGACCGTGCGGTGCTTAGTAAGCTTAAAAAGACGGATAAGCAGGGCCAGGCTTCCTTCACGATTCCGGCGGGGTTAGCGCTCAAGGATGTAGCCATAACGGTTACCGGTACAGCGAACAAGCCTTACCAGGCAACAGTGCCGGTTAGCTGA